One part of the Solanum dulcamara chromosome 3, daSolDulc1.2, whole genome shotgun sequence genome encodes these proteins:
- the LOC129882803 gene encoding serine/threonine-protein kinase Nek2-like, which translates to MENYEILEQIGKGSFGSALLVRHKQEKKKYVMKKIRLARQTERTRRSAHQEMELIARVRSPFVVEYKDSWVEKGCYVCIIIGYCEAGDMADAIKRTNGVLFPEEKLCKWLVQLLMALDHLHTNHIIHRDVKCSNIFLTKEHDIRLGDFGLAKILSSDDLASSVVGTPTYMCPELLADIPYGCKSDIWSLGCCLYEMTSHKPAFKAFDMQGLINKINKCIVAPLPTMYSGALRGLIKSMLRKNPELRPSAADLLRHPHLQPYVLKILLNSDSPRQHKFPVQSSNSTYVKKKRLSEPRNAPVFNEREQRRLSSDRALNPSISGMDSPCLSRRAKDLMSSVKKNFSEPSVESAPYDLGVKSSAISKLSAAVKTVRFNSNRNSTPHRRQSTPLKMSNAGSTRELLPVTNTPVSQPSKSTRRTSLPLSSRPGKLETPYKHNVGLIHQVESPDVSVNAPRIDKMVDPLASSEDPLLPIQRASPISTQLSSPSPRYSDWSFTKDKCTVQVVDRTFPKPPLIDPIDGVAQIGSECSEHYPTGASSRSSSDSRSRKFDTSSYQQRAEALEGLLEFSAQLLQQERLEELMVLLKPFGPEKVSPRETAIWLTKSFKENGV; encoded by the exons ATGGAAAATTATGAGATTTTGGAGCAGATTGGGAAAGGTTCCTTTGGCTCTGCATTACTTGTAAGGCataaacaagaaaagaagaa ATATGTTATGAAAAAAATTCGCTTAGCTCGCCAGACAGAGAGAACACGAAGATCTGCCCACCAGGAG ATGGAACTGATTGCAAGAGTACGAAGTCCATTTGTGGTGGAATACAAAGATTCCTGGGTGGAGAAG GGATGCTACGTGTGCATTATTATTGGGTATTGTGAAGCTGGTGATAT GGCAGATGCTATTAAAAGAACGAATGGTGTTCTTTTCCCTGAGGAG AAGCTTTGTAAGTGGCTAGTTCAACTGTTGATGGCACTTGATCACTTGCATACAAACCATATAATTCACCGTGATGTGAAG tgttcaaatatttttctgaCTAAAGAGCACGATATACGTCTAG GTGATTTTGGTCTTGCTAAAATACTGTCTTCCGATGATCTTGCTTCCTCT GTGGTGGGCACTCCAACTTATATGTGTCCTGAGCTTCTCGCTGATATACCCTATGGTTGCAAATCAGACATATGGTCTTTGG GTTGCTGCTTGTATGAAATGACTTCTCACAAGCCTGCATTCAAAGCATTT GATATGCAAGGTCTAATTAACAAAATTAACAAATGTATAGTTGCTCCACTTCCCACCATGTATTCTGGTGCACT TCGTGGCCTTATTAAGAGTATGCTAAGGAAAAATCCAGAACTCAGGCCAAGT GCTGCAGATTTACTCCGACATCCCCATCTTCAGCCCTATGTGTTAAAAATCCTTCTGAATTCTGACAGCCCGAGACAGCACAAGTTCCCAGTTCAATCTTCTAATTCAACATATGTAAAGAAAAAAAGGTTGTCGGAGCCCAGAAATGCTCCAGTCTTTAATGAGAGAGAGCAGAGGCGATTGTCCAGTGATAGGGCTTTGAATCCTAGTATTTCTGGAATGGATTCTCCTTGTTTATCCCGGAGAGCAAAAGATCTAATGAGTTCCGTGAAGAAAAATTTTTCAGAGCCATCTGTTGAAAGTGCTCCTTATGACCTTGGTGTAAAAAGTTCTGCTATCTCAAAGTTGTCGGCTGCTGTCAAAACGGTGCGATTCAATTCAAATAGAAATTCCACACCTCACAGGAGACAGAGCACTCCATTAAAGATGTCCAATGCTGGTTCTACTCGTGAACTG CTTCCAGTGACAAATACACCAGTTAGCCAACCTTCCAAGTCAACACGTAGAACATCTCTTCCTTTATCAAGTAGACCTGGGAAGTTGGAAACACCTTACAAACACAATGTTGGCCTTATTCACCAAGTGGAGTCTCCAGATGTTTCCGTGAATGCTCCAAGAATTGACAAGATGGTTGATCCCTTGGCTTCTTCAGAAGACCCTCTTTTACCCATCCAGAGAGCTTCACCGATATCTACACAGTTGTCTTCCCCATCACCACGCTATAGTGACTGGTCGTTCACAAAAGACAAGTGTACAGTACAGGTTGTTGACAGAACCTTTCCCAAGCCACCTTTAATTGACCCTATTGATGGAGTTGCACAGATTGGAAGTGAATGTTCAGAACATTATCCAACTGGTGCCTCAAGCCGGTCATCATCAGATTCTCGCTCACGGAAGTTTGACACATCTTCTTACCAGCAACGTGCTGAAGCCTTAGAAGGATTACTTGAGTTCAGTGCGCAACTTTTGCAGCAAGAGCGTCTAGAAGAGCTTATGGTGTTACTGAAGCCATTTGGGCCAGAAAAGGTTTCTCCGAGGGAAACTGCTATATGGCTGACTAAGAGTTTCAAGGAGAATGGAGTGTAA